The Paenibacillus amylolyticus genome contains the following window.
TTTGTATCTTTCATGCGGCCCCGCATGTACGGATCGACCGACAAATATAATGTACGTACCAGGACTTGCCCAGCTTCCGGTTCAGGAAGAGGTGCATCAATGAAGTTGAAATTCTCTCTGGATGGGGCACCTTCGGGACGAGACGCAAGTACGATCTGTTTATTTACAGACACACAAATTACCTCCTTGTTGCCAAGTGGACGCAAGGTTAACCCTTGTCAGCTGAGATCACTCACCACTGGCTCTGTGTTATCACTTCTTATTAGTTTAAACCGAAACAGGCGGATCACAAACGTGGACCGCCTTGAAATATGCTAATATCGTCACATTGTAGCTGTCGTTAGCTATTATTGTGCTGTCAAAATCACAGGACCGTCTGCCGTGATCGCAATCGTATGTTCATACTGTGCAGACAGACTTCCATCCATGGTACGCGCAGTCCATCCATCCGAATCCAGCTTGCTGCGATACGTACCGATGTTCAGCATCGGTTCAATCGTAATAACCATGCCTTCCTTGAGACGTGGACCCCGATGTGGCGGACCATAGTGAGGGACTTGCGGTTCCTCATGCATCTTCTCGCCAATGCCGTGTCCGATAAACTCACGTACAACCGACAGACCCTCACCCTCTGCATAGACTTGAATGGCATTGGAGATATCTCCGATTCGGTTGCCTACTACGGCAAGTTCAATGCCTTTGTACAGAGAGTTCTTGGTTACATCCAGCAGATGCTGTGCTTCTGGAGTCACTTCACCTACGGCATACGACCAGGCCGAATCGGCCAACCAGCCATTCAGATTAACCACCATGTCGATGGTCACGATATCGCCGTCTTTAAGTGCATATTTTCCCGGAAATCCGTGACAGATCACATCATTAACCGACGCACATGTCGCATATTGGTATCCGTTGTACCCCTTTTGTTCCGGCGTAGCGCCATTTTTCTTCATAAAAGCCTCTGCAAACTGGTCAATCTCCTGTGTCGTAATGCCTGGACGAATCATCTTGGCAATTTCTCTATGGCATGCGGCGAGAATTTCTCCGGCTTTTTTCATATATTCAATCTGTTCCTTGGTCTTCAATGTAATCATAACAACTACTCCTGTCCGTTAAAATCTTATCCTGTCCTCTATTGTAACGCTAAACGCGCAAAATAAAAAATTCCGTGCAATCAGCAACGTCCTATTATACGCCAAGCGCTTGTCCAATGAATACAAATATCCATGAAAAACTCGAAACCCCTTCGGATCTGGCCACGTATATGGTTAAAACAGTTGAAGTCGAAAGGGTGAAAGCTCATGTTCAAAAAAATGATCGGCAAACTACTCGATTCCAAATCTTCGTCTCACCGGAAACGTTACAGCTCCTCGGACAGGCGCTCATATAAACGTCACAGCAGTTCCTCCGGCAAGCGTTCCTACAAGCGCTATTCTTCTTCGGATGTGAAATACCGGGATAGCCGCAGTGGTTCGGGATATTACAAAAACAGAAAATACAGCTCCAGCTAAGCAACTTTCGCTCCTCCTGCTATTAAAGAGTACTTATCGGCCAGTTCAGTGTACGCGACCATATATCAATGATGTAACAAAAACAAAGGGGTGTTCGCTAGCCTACACACGGCTAACAGAACACCCCTTTATTTCATCTTACCTTCAACAACACACGCTCCATCTCTGCCACTAACTCCATCGCTCCGCCTTCATAACCCGGACGAAGTCCAAGAAGTCGTTCCAGCATCTGGTGCAATTCCGGCGTTAGCTTCAATTCCTCCTGCCAGCTGGCGGGTTCTCGGCCCTTCTCTGGCTCATAGGCGGAATACAGCATAAATAGAAGCAAGTGACCGATATCCTGGAGATCATGATCCGGTGTAGCCGGTTCATCCTCAGGCTCAGGCACTTCACGCATACGTCGCTTCAGCTCCGGCAACAACGGCTCCCCCAAGCGTCTCGCCAGGCCAAAGTCAATCAGATGCACCATCCCTTCACGTAAAATAACATTAGGAATCCGTACATCGCCATGAATATATCCCTGCTCATGCACATAAGCCACCGGAGCCAGCAGTTGACCTGCCAATTCCAGACATTCCTGCTCCGTATATCGAAGACCCTGCTCAAATATGCAATCTTCAATGGTCTGTCCACGAATATACTCGGTAACGATGTAACTTCGTCTACCGGATGTGAACACATTCAATAGATCAGGAATCGCTGGATGACGCAGATGTTTCATCACGTCCGCCTCCCGCTCCAGCAGGTTCACCGCGAGTCTTCCCTTGCTTGGCTTGGACTCCTTCAACGCCACTTCCCTGCCGCTCTGCTCATCTATACACAGGTATGTCAGCCCATAGCTCCCCATGCCCAGCAATTTCTGTATTGTGTAACGCTCAGCAAGGGTCGTCCCCTCACGCCGAGGACGGTCCATCCACAGTCCGAGCAATCTTTGCCAACTTCGTCGCAGCTCCACAGATCCTCCCATGCCGGCTTTCCGATCTCATCCCGGTCCGGTTCCATACCGAGCAGTTCATCGCCAGTCTTCATGTTGTATGGAGCTTATTATATCAGGCCGATCATGCAAAATCACGACGGGCAATGCTCTGTTGCTCAAGCCTCCTTATGTTTCTTCGGCAGCAGTCCAAACAACATGCGCAGCGATGTTCCTTTGGGTTTGCGTTTTCTCCCTGAAAGCTTCGCAGATTGGTCACAAGTTCGCGATCTCGCTCTTCCTCCAGCTTCTCATTCATCCACTGGCGTTGTTTCTCCATCTGTTCCTGAAGAGCCATATGTGTCTCTGCTAGGTGTTGAAGTGTCAACTCCAGTTCATCAACCCGCTGTTGCAGCAGCTGTACCCGATCGTCCTGTTGCTGTTCTACAGCACCGTATGTTACCTCACTTACCAGTTGCCCCAGACCCTCATAGGATCTTAGATTCCCAATGGATTCCGTGCCCTCAGGATAGGCTGATGGCATGACTGTCGCTGCACATTCCGGTTCCGCCAGAGCTTCAATCCCCAGCACCGATACATCCACTTCACTTACCACTACAGGTACTTCTGGAGCCAATACAGTCACCACAGCATCAGCCAGGGGCAGATTATGCTCTCTGAGTTCGGTCATCAGACGTTCAATGCACTCGATGTCATCTGACTTGAACAGTCTGGATTTGTTGGCGGAACGTTCGAACCGGTATCCCTGCTCTTCCAGTGCCGCCGCATATTTACGAAGAGTACTGGCACCTATGCCCAGGCTCTTGGCCGTTTCCGTCGTTGCTCCTGCTTCTTCAATCATCATTAATTCCCTCCCGGAATGAAGTCTTTTGGGAACCAATTCCATCATACCTTAGTGAGTTTATGAAATTGATTCTTGGATAAAAACATCTTGGCTTCAGCGTTCCTTTTTGGAACTGTCATCGGATCGGGGCGACCTGTCTCATGGATCAAGTATGCTTATCTTTTGCTTGTCCGTATGTATTCGTCGGCTTCTCGGCAGATCCCTTTGACGGTTTTGTTCTGTTTCTGCGGATTCCTAAGAAGTTTTGTCAGGTATATGATCCGCACAAATAACCCCCAATCCGACAACAGGCATGAATGCTGTCATGTCGAATGACACAGGTGCAAATGCCGTCAAATCCTATGATTATGAATTATTCATGTCAATTTTGTTAACTCCTTTACTCCAATACGCTCCCGCGATAGCGGATATCATTGCTGTACAGCTTTTCCATGTGTTATCTTATGTAACGTAGAAGTGCATTCCAGCATAAAATAAAGGACTATACTTAACATAGAACGCGGCGGAAAATATCAATCTAATTGGGGGCTGAACGGCAGTGTTAGGCAAATCAGGTAAAGTAGCGGTGATCGGTGCGGGTCTTGTCGGTTCAAGTTGTGCGTATTCCATGATTAATCAATCCATATGCAGGGAAATTATGATGGTCGACCGGACGTATGACCGTGCCGTAGCCCAGGCACTGGATTTTTCCCATTGTATGGACTTCACACATAACCGCACCAAAGTATATGCAGGCACGTACGCGGATTGCGGTAATATGGATGTCATCATTCTGACTGCCGGGGCCAATCCCAAGCCAGGACAGACACGGCTGGATATTCTGGAGGAAGCGGAATCCATCGCCAAAGATATTGTGGTTCCGATCATGAACAGTGGATTTAACGGGATTTTTGTCGTCGCTGCGAATCCGGTTGACATAGTAACTTATATGGTATGGAAATTATCCGGTCTTCCGCGTGAGCATGTTATCGGCACAGGAACGTCCATTGACTCTTCACGGCTCAAAACGCTGCTGTCTGAAGTCTTCTCCATCGATCCGCGCAGTGTGCATGGTTATGCTCTCGGGGAGCATGGAGAATCCCAGTTCGTAGCCTGGTCACATGTGACCATCGGCGGCAAACCGATTCTGCACATTTTGGATCAGCACAAGGAGCGCTTCAAACATCTGGATCTGGACGATATTGCACGCAAAACGAAAGATGCCGGCTGGGAAATCTTTACCCGCAAAGGCTCCACTCAATTCGGAATCGGCAATGCCCTCGCGCATATTACCCGTTCAATTCTCAATGATGAACACAAGATCATCGCTGTATCGGCTATTCTCGATGGAGAGTATGAGCAGCACAACGTCTGCGTCGGTGTTCCTGCCATTATCGGTGGAGGCGGCATTCAGGAGATTATCGAATTGCATCTGGATGAGGCGGAACGCCAGAAGTTCAATAACTCCTGTGAGATTCTATCCGGTAATATCAATCGTCTGACTTTGGCATAACGCGTTCCATATCCAACTCTATTTCGTGTACTTCGGCTCAACTTCGAGCCCCTGTCAACGCAAAGAAGCCAATAACACTCCATCTGAGGAGAATTATTGGCTTCTTTGCATTTATTTATCACAGCTACATCGTTATCGTTAACAGGTCGTTATTTAATTTGGCGCAAGTTGCGGTTCGTCCCTTGGTCCCCATTGCTGTATCACCCGCTTCAACTCACTCAGCATAACCGGTTTGCTAATAAAGTCACGCATACCAATCTCCAGACAAGCTTCCTTGTCTTCACGTTTGGCATTGCCTGTAACTGCAATGATTGGAGGTATGCGATCTCGTGGAATCAGGCGGTGCAACAGGTCGGTCGCCTTCAGTCCATCCATCACAGGCATATGAATATCCATCAACACAATGTCATAAGCATTCTGAGAGATGGCATCAATCGCTTCTACGCCATTGGTGCACACATCTGCCTGGTAGCCCAGCTTCTCCAGGTATTCTCGCAGAATTTTCCGATTTACCGGATGATCCTCAGCCACGAGAATACGCATGGCGACCTTGTCACTCTGACGTGTACGATCATGATGGAACTGACTTGCCGTCTGCTCTGCCGAAGCATCTACACTCGCCGCAGGAACTGCAAAACGGAAAGTTGAACCTTCCCCTTCTATACTTTCGACACTGATGCTGCCTCCCATGATTTCGACAAGTCGTTTGGAGATCACCAGCCCCAATCCTGTTCCACCATATTTGCGGTTAATGACCGGATGCAGTTGAGAGAAGGACTGGAACAATTGATCCAGCTTATCG
Protein-coding sequences here:
- a CDS encoding L-lactate dehydrogenase — its product is MLGKSGKVAVIGAGLVGSSCAYSMINQSICREIMMVDRTYDRAVAQALDFSHCMDFTHNRTKVYAGTYADCGNMDVIILTAGANPKPGQTRLDILEEAESIAKDIVVPIMNSGFNGIFVVAANPVDIVTYMVWKLSGLPREHVIGTGTSIDSSRLKTLLSEVFSIDPRSVHGYALGEHGESQFVAWSHVTIGGKPILHILDQHKERFKHLDLDDIARKTKDAGWEIFTRKGSTQFGIGNALAHITRSILNDEHKIIAVSAILDGEYEQHNVCVGVPAIIGGGGIQEIIELHLDEAERQKFNNSCEILSGNINRLTLA
- a CDS encoding protein kinase, which codes for MELRRSWQRLLGLWMDRPRREGTTLAERYTIQKLLGMGSYGLTYLCIDEQSGREVALKESKPSKGRLAVNLLEREADVMKHLRHPAIPDLLNVFTSGRRSYIVTEYIRGQTIEDCIFEQGLRYTEQECLELAGQLLAPVAYVHEQGYIHGDVRIPNVILREGMVHLIDFGLARRLGEPLLPELKRRMREVPEPEDEPATPDHDLQDIGHLLLFMLYSAYEPEKGREPASWQEELKLTPELHQMLERLLGLRPGYEGGAMELVAEMERVLLKVR
- the map gene encoding type I methionyl aminopeptidase, translating into MITLKTKEQIEYMKKAGEILAACHREIAKMIRPGITTQEIDQFAEAFMKKNGATPEQKGYNGYQYATCASVNDVICHGFPGKYALKDGDIVTIDMVVNLNGWLADSAWSYAVGEVTPEAQHLLDVTKNSLYKGIELAVVGNRIGDISNAIQVYAEGEGLSVVREFIGHGIGEKMHEEPQVPHYGPPHRGPRLKEGMVITIEPMLNIGTYRSKLDSDGWTARTMDGSLSAQYEHTIAITADGPVILTAQ